In one Drosophila albomicans strain 15112-1751.03 chromosome X, ASM965048v2, whole genome shotgun sequence genomic region, the following are encoded:
- the LOC117578132 gene encoding DNA topoisomerase 2-binding protein 1 — protein sequence MSTSLDATICAYFVDNTTSDGDNAVAEQFAEALRLMRDQLADTQIREIRPSEGFPLIAGGGLTKQDVFVIARFEGDFFEQLQTTKALILGPPCIIDCLTRCTPVPLGTSPIYSTAMRDLQISASGVSTREKDELKKLIHWMGGHYFQNFGRNITHLISNTIKSNKYEHATLNGVAVMHVDWVQRVWERHISAEDPQFEKYRLPTFFGANITCSGLEASRKDAVMRLVNENGGNYHRAFRSQQVDIVITEQSKTDSEKYKAALRFKKDILLPEWIFESAARGYALPTKQYEVRPRKQMSTPTKQRSGEVNQTSDQLPDLSCISFMSNAAGRRMCSDNTTLNETQSSNSGGSGVSGVASEAGGAGSAAKQLLKQATSQHAQQVNYQQTLAEICPRQAKQAGSFLDGCCVYLSGFRTAEREKLHRVLNTGGATRYDDPHEGLTHIIVGQLDMTAYRQWQADGLLAACQVVQLEWLRESIRLARIASELPHRVALPDAAGVEPTIASPGSKRTLRSMNHSFKQPSTMAPIKKKLFELPAEEAEPELEPSLLTQYAADQEPAMPLPAACSTQLNNTVTPAVPSAPAPAPPLAVALPDLSASTLSIDFDKLDYLQGATVYVHPTSFSSELYDQMVSECQAAQGCLVSASYTDPVDFAIVSFEQLLDVSTLPVRWRHLVTELYLESCMKQNKLLQPLEYYHQPVPQQAKANTLAGMTIVVSIYAGLERDFINALAELQGGSLNKAFVKKERPLLVCSSAEGSKYEGALKWGYPVVTAQWLLHCAQGGEKLPFAGYLVGTSAAEFPASPRLRESNKQLPPPPQEPQQQQQQQQTPLSHRSSSKQREQLQPEPPQMQQENQVTPLRNPRISELVTGLASTRRRSSSGDVSPQTPLQRAGAGTGACNFEFLEQVAQRLDTSQARDCVRQIIREMRENQTPELERIRRQACTPVNRRQAAAQHPVPGIPDFCLTPEFQQRMADDFERRWRLPKQQLKPDTPIAVIRQRVMRITCETLGIEYTSGEEEDQHQQQQQSVQVQVQVQKPSTPTGRTLFQARKTATPTATPTPKAATATPKRRTALPASPFVPNTQPQDEQPSSNSCATINFDKISFEESSADNMSELRQITDYLKSRESRRSSLKRDHDGQARSQAQFVQPFESEGFALGTNSEDMVDWRDPVDFNGDQRRSESGIGASTSPRMQHQGTPPCFSISSSDDDERRQQLIERIRGLGGTVCQNLVNYDPECTHLLCERPNRGEKLLGCMAAGKWILTIQYIEQCHAKGVFLDESLCEWGNPKALNLPPLTPEEQPIAVAAHRWRLDGGGAFRDQRVILSLQERSLAAIRNVLRAGGACILEPQLPLGSDDVAAGATHCFVDVKKAPLAAADLEYLQQHGVRIMSQMWINSYLMGGRDANLEKYVLR from the coding sequence ATGAGCACAAGCCTGGATGCAACGATATGCGCATATTTTGTAGACAACACGACCAGCGACGGCGACAACGCTGTTGCCGAACAATTTGCCGAAGCTTTGCGCTTGATGCGCGATCAATTGGCGGACACGCAAATCCGGGAAATTCGTCCAAGCGAGGGATTCCCTTTGATTGCCGGCGGCGGCCTGACCAAACAGGATGTCTTTGTCATCGCACGCTTTGAGGGCGATTTCTTCGAGCAGCTGCAAACCACAAAGGCACTCATCCTCGGACCACCCTGCATCATCGATTGCTTGACAAGATGCACTCCAGTTCCGCTGGGCACCAGTCCTATCTACAGCACGGCGATGCGTGATCTGCAGATCTCTGCGAGTGGCGTGAGCACTCGCGAGAAGGACGAACTCAAGAAGCTTATCCATTGGATGGGCGGACACTATTTCCAGAACTTTGGCCGCAACATCACGCACCTCATCTCGAACACCATCAAGTCGAATAAGTACGAGCATGCCACGCTCAATGGCGTCGCAGTGATGCATGTGGATTGGGTGCAGCGCGTCTGGGAGCGTCACATCAGCGCCGAAGATCCGCAGTTCGAGAAATATCGTCTGCCCACGTTCTTTGGCGCCAACATCACGTGCAGCGGTCTGGAGGCGTCGCGCAAGGATGCCGTCATGCGGCTGGTCAACGAGAATGGCGGCAACTATCATCGCGCCTTTCGCTCCCAGCAGGTGGACATTGTGATCACAGAGCAATCGAAGACGGACTCGGAAAAGTACAAGGCGGCGCTGCGCTTCAAGAAGGACATCCTGCTGCCGGAGTGGATCTTCGAGAGCGCTGCCCGTGGCTACGCACTGCCTACCAAACAGTACGAGGTGCGTCCCCGCAAGCAGATGTCCACGCCTACCAAACAGCGATCGGGTGAGGTGAACCAGACGTCCGACCAGCTGCCGGATCTGTCCTGCATCAGTTTTATGTCTAACGCCGCCGGGCGACGCATGTGCAGCGACAACACGACGCTCAACGAGACGCAGAGCAGCAACTCGGGAGGATCAGGAGTATCAGGAGTTGCCTCTGAGGCTGGCGGCGCCGGTTCGGCAGCCAAGCAGCTGCTCAAGCAGGCAACCTCACAGCACGCGCAGCAGGTGAACTACCAGCAGACGCTCGCCGAGATCTGTCCGCGCCAGGCGAAGCAGGCGGGCAGCTTCCTCGACGGCTGCTGCGTCTATTTGAGCGGCTTTCGGACCGCCGAGCGGGAGAAGCTGCATCGCGTGCTCAACACTGGCGGCGCCACTCGCTACGACGATCCGCACGAGGGACTCACGCACATCATTGTCGGCCAGCTGGACATGACCGCCTATCGCCAGTGGCAGGCGGACGGACTGCTCGCCGCCTGCCAGGTGGTGCAGCTGGAGTGGCTGCGCGAGAGCATCCGGCTGGCGAGGATTGCCAGCGAGCTGCCGCATCGTGTCGCGCTGCCGGATGCTGCGGGCGTCGAGCCGACGATCGCCTCGCCGGGCAGCAAGCGGACGCTGCGTTCCATGAATCACAGCTTCAAGCAGCCGTCGACGATGGCGCCCATCAAGAAGAAGCTCTTCGAACTGCCCGCCGAGGAGGCGGAGCCGGAGTTGGAGCCATCGCTGCTGACACAGTATGCGGCCGATCAGGAGCCAGCGATGCCGTTACCCGCCGCCTGTTCCACGCAGCTCAACAACACCGTGACGCCAGCTGTGCCCtcagctcctgctcctgctcctcctcTGGCTGTGGCGCTGCCCGATCTCAGCGCCAGCACGCTCTCCATTGACTTTGACAAGCTGGACTATCTGCAGGGCGCCACCGTCTATGTGCATCCGACGAGCTTTAGCAGCGAGCTCTACGATCAAATGGTCAGCGAATGCCAGGCGGCGCAGGGATGCCTCGTCTCCGCCAGCTACACGGATCCCGTTGACTTTGCCATCGTCAGCTTCGAGCAGCTGCTCGATGTGAGCACGCTGCCGGTGCGGTGGCGTCACCTGGTCACCGAACTCTATCTCGAGTCCTGCATGAAGCAGAACAAGCTCCTCCAGCCCCTCGAGTACTACCATCAGCCGGTGCCGCAGCAGGCGAAGGCCAACACGCTGGCGGGCATGACCATTGTGGTGTCGATCTATGCGGGTCTCGAGCGGGATTTCATCAATGCGCTGGCGGAGCTGCAGGGCGGCAGTCTGAACAAGGCGTTCGTGAAGAAGGAGCGTCCGTTGCTGGTGTGCTCCAGTGCCGAGGGCTCCAAGTACGAGGGTGCCTTGAAGTGGGGCTATCCGGTGGTCACCGCCCAGTGGCTGCTGCACTGCGCCCAGGGTGGCGAGAAGCTTCCCTTTGCCGGTTACCTGGTGGGCACGAGTGCCGCCGAGTTTCCCGCCTCGCCGCGGCTCAGGGAGAGCAACAAGCAGTTGCCTCCGCCGCCGCAGGagcctcaacaacaacagcagcagcagcagacaccGCTCTCgcatcgcagcagcagcaagcagcgagAACAGTTGCAGCCGGAACCGCCGCAGATGCAGCAGGAGAACCAAGTGACGCCGCTGCGCAATCCACGCATATCGGAGCTTGTCACGGGTCTCGCCAGCACACGACGTCGCTCCAGCTCCGGAGACGTCTCGCCGCAGACGCCGCTGCAACGTGCGGGGGCAGGAACGGGCGCGTGCAACTTTGAGTTCCTCGAGCAGGTGGCCCAGCGTCTGGACACGAGCCAAGCACGTGACTGCGTGCGTCAGATCATACGCGAGATGCGCGAGAATCAAACACCCGAACTGGAACGGATCCGGCGTCAGGCGTGCACGCCGGTAAATCGTCGTCAGGCGGCTGCACAGCATCCCGTACCGGGGATACCAGACTTTTGCCTCACCCCGGAGTTCCAGCAGCGCATGGCCGATGACTTCGAGCGGCGCTGGCGTCTGCccaagcagcagctgaagccgGACACGCCGATTGCGGTGATACGACAGCGTGTGATGCGCATCACCTGCGAGACCCTGGGCATCGAGTACACAtcgggggaggaggaggaccagcaccagcagcagcagcagtcggtACAGGTACAGGTACAGGTACAGAAGCCATCCACACCCACAGGCAGAACTCTGTTCCAGGCTAGGAAGACAGCGACTCcaactgcaactccaactccaaaagcagcaactgcaacgccAAAGCGAAGAACAGCGTTGCCCGCCTCGCCCTTTGTGCCCAACACGCAGCCGCAAGACGAGCAgccgagcagcaacagctgcgcCACAATCAACTTTGACAAGATCAGCTTCGAGGAGTCGAGTGCGGACAATATGTCCGAGCTGAGACAGATCACCGACTACCTCAAGAGCCGCGAGTCTCGTCGCTCGAGCCTCAAGCGCGATCACGATGGCCAAGCGCGCAGCCAGGCGCAATTTGTGCAGCCCTTCGAGTCCGAGGGATTCGCGCTGGGCACCAACAGCGAGGACATGGTCGACTGGCGCGATCCCGTCGACTTCAATGGCGACCAACGACGCTCCGAAAGCGGCATCGGCGCCAGCACCTCGCCCCGCATGCAGCACCAAGGAACACCGCCGTGCTTCAGCATCTCgagcagcgacgacgacgagcgaCGACAGCAGCTGATCGAACGCATTCGCGGATTGGGCGGCACTGTGTGCCAGAATTTGGTCAACTATGATCCGGAGTGTACGCATCTGTTGTGCGAGCGTCCCAATCGCGGCGAGAAGCTGCTCGGTTGCATGGCAGCCGGCAAATGGATTCTCACCATTCAATACATCGAGCAGTGCCATGCGAAGGGCGTCTTCCTCGACGAATCGCTCTGCGAATGGGGCAATCCCAAGGCACTCAACTTGCCACCGCTGACGCCCGAGGAGCAACCCATTGCGGTGGCAGCGCATCGCTGGCGTCTCGATGGTGGCGGCGCATTTCGCGACCAGCGCGTCATCCTCAGTCTGCAGGAGCGGAGCTTGGCCGCCATTCGGAATGTGCTGCGTGCCGGAGGCGCATGCATTCTGGAGCCCCAATTGCCACTTGGATCGGATGATGTGGCCGCCGGTGCCACGCATTGTTTTGTCGACGTGAAGAAGGCGCCGCTGGCTGCCGCGGATCTCGAGTATCTGCAGCAACATGGTGTTCGCATCATGTCCCAGATGTGGATCAACAGCTATTTGATGGGCGGACGCGATGCCAACCTGGAGAAGTATGTGCTGCGTTAA
- the LOC117578134 gene encoding uncharacterized protein LOC117578134 yields MQQIMNSEMNLPVIYTMSVIVLLLLIHTIFSWRQLRQMQNNWSLMEAFCRLEPGTVCSICIESITEGDTILADLQRLACDHWFHKICLRAWLIRASNCPNCRRHIDLPKELPELFPADFDLDAGSDNDNDDLDF; encoded by the coding sequence ATGCAGCAAATAATGAATTCCGAGATGAACTTGCCGGTGATCTACACAATGTCTGTGATCGTCTTGCTGCTATTGATCCACACAATTTTCTCATGGCGACAACTGAGGCAAATGCAGAACAATTGGTCCCTGATGGAGGCCTTCTGTCGATTGGAGCCGGGTACCGTGTGCAGCATTTGCATTGAGTCCATCACGGAAGGCGACACAATTCTGGCCGATCTTCAGCGTCTTGCCTGTGATCATTGGTTCCACAAGATTTGTCTTCGCGCCTGGCTTATTCGCGCCTCGAACTGTCCGAATTGCCGACGTCACATCGATCTACCCAAAGAGCTGCCGGAATTATTTCCCGCTGACTTTGACTTGGACGCTGGCAGCGACAATGACAACGATGATCTGGATTTTTGA